Proteins encoded by one window of Terriglobales bacterium:
- the accB gene encoding acetyl-CoA carboxylase biotin carboxyl carrier protein: MNQKELKELIEFLIEKDIAEFELERGDVKVRVKRASEQAMVAPPPMTFVHQAPASPPAAEPQGAPAGQPAGKTAAQADEGLHIVKSPIVGTYYEAPSPGAPPFVKVGDTVDDGQILCIIEAMKLMNEIESDVAGEIVKKLATNGQPVEYGQPLFAIRQK, encoded by the coding sequence ATGAATCAAAAAGAGCTGAAGGAACTCATCGAGTTCCTGATCGAGAAAGACATCGCCGAGTTCGAGTTGGAACGCGGGGACGTCAAGGTGCGGGTGAAGCGCGCGAGCGAGCAGGCCATGGTCGCGCCGCCGCCGATGACGTTCGTGCACCAGGCGCCGGCGTCGCCGCCGGCCGCCGAACCGCAGGGCGCACCTGCCGGCCAGCCCGCCGGCAAGACCGCGGCGCAGGCCGACGAGGGCCTGCACATCGTCAAGTCGCCCATCGTGGGCACGTATTACGAGGCGCCGTCGCCGGGCGCGCCACCCTTCGTGAAAGTAGGCGACACCGTGGACGACGGGCAGATCCTCTGCATCATCGAAGCCATGAAGCTGATGAACGAGATCGAGTCTGACGTGGCGGGTGAGATCGTGAAGAAGCTGGCCACCAACGGCCAGCCCGTCGAGTACGGCCAGCCATTGTTCGCCATTCGGCAAAAGTAA
- the pilM gene encoding type IV pilus assembly protein PilM has protein sequence MGLFGGAKTIVGLDIGSSSIKAVELKKTKGEISVAHVGLEPLASDIVVDSMIVDSGSVSSAIGKIFTTAGIKTKSVATSVSGHSVIVKKIAVSPMSDEELASSIQTEAAQHIPFDVNDVNIDYQVLNPDETAGQMDVLLVAVKRDKILNYTNVLSLAGKAASVVDIDAFALQNCYEYNYEPSPTSTVALLNLGASVMNINIVKGVTPLFTRDVSVGGNQYTDSLQKELDLSFDDAEALKLGKKVGTVSEDAKMPILQQVTEIIVLEIQKTFDFFRATAAGEHIERIYLAGGSSRVPGLLEGLRQEFSLPVELLNPFQKIGYPANAAEAELIDQNAGQLAVAVGLALRSFPL, from the coding sequence ATGGGCTTATTCGGCGGAGCGAAGACGATCGTTGGCCTGGACATCGGCTCCAGTTCGATCAAAGCGGTCGAACTGAAGAAGACCAAGGGCGAGATCTCGGTGGCGCACGTAGGGCTGGAGCCGCTGGCGAGCGACATCGTGGTGGACTCGATGATCGTGGACTCGGGCTCGGTCTCGAGCGCGATCGGCAAGATCTTCACCACGGCCGGGATCAAGACGAAGTCGGTGGCGACTTCGGTGAGCGGCCACTCGGTGATCGTGAAGAAGATCGCGGTCTCGCCGATGAGCGATGAGGAGCTGGCGTCGTCGATCCAGACGGAAGCGGCGCAGCACATCCCGTTCGACGTGAACGACGTGAACATCGACTACCAGGTGCTGAACCCGGACGAGACGGCCGGGCAGATGGACGTGCTGCTGGTGGCGGTGAAGCGCGACAAGATCCTGAACTACACCAACGTGCTATCGCTGGCGGGCAAGGCGGCCTCGGTGGTCGACATCGACGCCTTCGCGCTGCAGAACTGCTACGAATACAACTACGAGCCGTCGCCCACGTCGACGGTCGCGCTGCTCAACCTGGGCGCCAGCGTGATGAACATCAACATCGTGAAGGGAGTGACGCCGCTGTTCACGCGCGACGTCTCGGTGGGCGGCAACCAGTACACCGATTCCCTGCAGAAGGAACTGGACCTCAGCTTCGATGACGCGGAAGCGCTCAAGCTGGGCAAGAAGGTCGGCACCGTCAGCGAAGACGCCAAGATGCCGATCCTGCAGCAGGTGACGGAGATCATCGTGCTGGAGATCCAGAAGACGTTCGACTTCTTCCGCGCGACGGCGGCGGGCGAGCACATCGAGCGCATCTACCTGGCCGGCGGCTCGAGCCGCGTGCCGGGGCTGCTCGAAGGCTTGCGCCAGGAGTTCTCGCTGCCGGTCGAGCTGCTGAACCCGTTCCAGAAGATCGGCTACCCGGCGAACGCCGCGGAAGCTGAACTGATCGACCAGAATGCCGGACAGCTTGCAGTCGCAGTGGGCCTGGCTTTGAGGAGCTTCCCGTTATGA
- a CDS encoding Xaa-Pro peptidase family protein → MDFKARAGKLEAALREKRLDGCVLTHLPNVRYLCGFTGSAGVLAAAGGKRAFFTDGRYTTQARAEVAGARIVVSKRPALLEAMAWLRKQRARRIGFEAEHVSVATQRRLGQETGKSTRLVATAGLVERLRMIKEPEEIAQIRAAVLLASGLFDHVLHSIKPGVKESDVAAELEHAARRDGAEGMAFETIVASGSRSALPHGRASSQPIQKNGLVILDFGVILAGYCSDMTRTVCVGIPSKRQASLYRAVLDAQLAAIASVSPGQPVSKVDQAARSVLQKAGLGRYFTHSTGHGVGIEIHEPPRVAKGQAEQLQPGMVVTVEPGIYLPGEGGVRIEDMVVVTESGCEVLTPTTKELIAL, encoded by the coding sequence ATGGACTTTAAGGCACGGGCAGGCAAACTCGAAGCCGCGCTGCGGGAGAAGCGCCTGGACGGCTGCGTGCTCACGCACCTGCCCAACGTCCGCTACCTGTGCGGCTTCACCGGCAGCGCGGGCGTGTTGGCGGCGGCGGGCGGCAAGCGCGCCTTCTTCACCGACGGCCGCTACACCACGCAGGCGCGCGCGGAGGTGGCGGGCGCCCGCATCGTCGTGAGCAAGAGGCCGGCGCTGCTCGAGGCCATGGCGTGGCTGCGCAAGCAGCGGGCCCGGCGCATCGGCTTCGAGGCGGAGCACGTCAGCGTCGCGACGCAGCGGCGGCTGGGGCAGGAGACGGGGAAGTCGACCCGCCTGGTCGCTACCGCCGGGCTGGTGGAGCGGCTCCGGATGATCAAGGAGCCCGAGGAGATCGCCCAGATCCGCGCGGCCGTCCTCCTGGCCTCCGGGCTCTTTGACCACGTGCTGCACTCCATCAAACCGGGAGTGAAGGAATCGGACGTGGCGGCCGAGCTGGAGCACGCGGCACGCCGCGACGGCGCCGAGGGAATGGCGTTCGAGACGATTGTGGCTTCCGGGTCACGGTCGGCGCTGCCGCACGGGCGGGCTTCCTCGCAACCTATTCAGAAGAATGGACTTGTTATCCTCGACTTCGGTGTTATACTCGCCGGTTATTGCTCGGACATGACGCGCACCGTGTGCGTGGGCATCCCGAGCAAGCGGCAAGCCAGTCTGTACCGGGCCGTGCTGGACGCCCAACTGGCGGCAATAGCAAGCGTGAGTCCGGGACAGCCAGTATCCAAAGTGGACCAAGCGGCCCGTTCTGTGTTGCAAAAGGCAGGTCTGGGACGCTACTTTACCCACTCCACGGGGCACGGAGTGGGAATCGAGATTCACGAACCTCCGCGGGTGGCGAAAGGCCAGGCGGAGCAGTTGCAGCCCGGCATGGTCGTCACCGTGGAGCCGGGCATTTACCTGCCGGGAGAGGGCGGGGTCCGCATCGAAGACATGGTCGTGGTCACCGAGAGTGGCTGCGAGGTGCTCACCCCGACCACCAAGGAACTGATCGCGCTGTAG
- the pilO gene encoding type 4a pilus biogenesis protein PilO encodes MPAQLGIAAAIAVVVLAGGFYGLVKPMTEENKKAADKLQAQKQQNDTLRKYERDLPALEAQIAGLKMQLEIQKKIVPDEKEADQFMHMMQETATAAGVEVRRYTSKAVNTHEYYTELPFDMDIDGPYYGVLNFFERVAKLERIINIGGLKMATPARSSEAGVKKKYQYAPTESVVASITATTFFSHEPSAVPPPPAKGGKAPAKPAGAK; translated from the coding sequence ATGCCGGCGCAGCTGGGTATCGCGGCGGCGATCGCGGTGGTGGTGCTGGCCGGCGGGTTTTACGGCCTGGTGAAGCCCATGACCGAGGAGAACAAGAAGGCCGCGGACAAGCTGCAGGCGCAGAAGCAGCAGAACGACACGCTGCGGAAGTACGAGCGTGATCTGCCCGCGCTGGAAGCGCAGATCGCCGGCCTGAAGATGCAGCTCGAGATCCAGAAGAAGATCGTGCCCGACGAGAAGGAAGCCGACCAGTTCATGCACATGATGCAGGAGACGGCGACAGCGGCGGGCGTGGAAGTCCGGCGCTACACCTCGAAGGCGGTGAACACGCACGAGTACTACACCGAGCTGCCCTTCGACATGGACATCGACGGCCCGTACTACGGGGTGCTGAACTTCTTCGAGCGAGTGGCGAAGCTGGAGCGCATCATCAACATCGGCGGGCTGAAGATGGCGACGCCGGCGCGGTCGAGCGAAGCGGGCGTCAAGAAGAAGTACCAGTACGCGCCCACGGAGTCGGTGGTGGCGAGCATCACGGCGACCACGTTCTTCTCGCACGAGCCGAGCGCTGTGCCGCCGCCGCCCGCGAAGGGTGGAAAGGCGCCAGCCAAACCGGCGGGTGCGAAGTAA
- a CDS encoding PilN domain-containing protein — translation MIQINLLGLPKPKKGKRAAAASMPGEGPNPMVVIALAFLLSLGALFGWWWKVNSEKERIEKEMAAAQQEATRLATAKTKYDERESQKKTFEQRVKVIEDLRAKQQGPIELLAMIGDTVNNTEGVWLSTMKEDGRNVNMEGTALSVHQVASLMKALQTTGYFKSVELKETTQDDKVKDMQVFTFTLVCEKVDKSQPQSSPSAAPAGQAKKM, via the coding sequence ATGATCCAGATCAATCTGCTTGGACTCCCGAAACCGAAGAAGGGCAAGCGCGCGGCGGCGGCGTCGATGCCGGGCGAAGGTCCGAACCCCATGGTGGTGATCGCGCTGGCGTTCCTGCTGTCGCTGGGCGCGCTGTTCGGCTGGTGGTGGAAGGTCAACTCCGAAAAGGAGCGGATCGAGAAGGAAATGGCCGCGGCGCAGCAGGAAGCGACGCGCCTGGCGACCGCCAAGACGAAGTACGACGAGCGCGAGTCGCAGAAGAAGACCTTCGAGCAGCGCGTGAAGGTGATCGAGGACCTGCGGGCGAAGCAGCAGGGTCCGATCGAGCTGCTGGCGATGATCGGCGACACGGTCAACAACACCGAAGGCGTGTGGCTGAGCACGATGAAGGAAGACGGGCGCAACGTGAACATGGAAGGCACGGCGCTCAGCGTGCACCAGGTGGCAAGCCTCATGAAGGCGCTGCAGACCACCGGCTACTTCAAGTCGGTGGAGCTGAAAGAGACGACGCAGGATGACAAGGTGAAGGACATGCAGGTGTTCACGTTCACGCTGGTGTGCGAGAAGGTGGACAAGTCGCAGCCGCAGTCGTCGCCCAGCGCGGCGCCGGCGGGTCAAGCAAAGAAAATGTAG
- the pilQ gene encoding type IV pilus secretin PilQ, with protein MRLKQLLGVFLLVVVCATTAAAAGSQMKDVSVATQGSAATITIRATGAFTHTEYRPTDNLLLVDLTGVSAADLDGRHQKVASESVTSYRVVGYKGAAGADVARVELTLAPSAVVTFRESEGTLAVHVDASNPISAAETKPAAMQTAKSQAQAKPSHVAETKPAVVRNVGVTQVGGAAAIEIVASGAIQPKAMKLTAPDRVVIDLPNSVPLGRGRELAVNSGAIKSVRYARYQLDPPVTRVVVDLKSAQDFQLTPAGNKLMLTLSAPAAAKTETAPAAAPVVAQAETAPAVATQPATKAAETKAAAAPAESKAPGFVALNLDGEAVADETRPAQRAEQAASKFAAQEEAAGVPATGRINPTPAVNLSAMQAANPPAMPAQSQSCSRTRYTGEPVSVNLKDVDLKDFFRLIHEISGLNIVLDPNVKGSVTLVLDEVPWDQALNLVLKNNGLECELEGNVLRIATLDTMKKEADAQRAQREARALAVPKVTQTIFLSYAHAQDLVATIKKFLSPRGEVIADPRLNALIIEDIPTYLPPVNALIKTLDFKTQEVEVSARVVAATRNFAREIGMQLGFAFGNRPTAVGGASSVGTSPISNSIGGFSDTPLYIKNGDAIPLFSNLPAIGATSGISFITATNDYRLDAILTMAESRGLIKILSRPNVATQDNIPAVIEQGVKLPIVTAAQLGGPPTTQFVDALLRLSVTPQITRENTIFLNIEVENTTPDFSQAINGNPALLTQHVKTQVLVSDGGTIMLGGVIRTTNSLNIKQVPLLGSIPILGNLFKNRRVSTETQELLFFITPKIIQT; from the coding sequence ATGAGGCTGAAGCAACTGCTGGGAGTTTTTCTGCTGGTCGTCGTGTGCGCCACGACGGCGGCAGCCGCCGGTTCACAGATGAAGGACGTGTCGGTCGCGACGCAAGGCAGCGCGGCGACCATCACGATCCGTGCCACCGGCGCCTTTACCCACACCGAGTACCGTCCCACGGACAATCTGTTACTCGTCGACCTGACGGGTGTGTCTGCGGCGGACCTCGACGGCCGTCACCAGAAGGTGGCGTCGGAGAGCGTGACGTCGTATCGCGTGGTCGGCTACAAGGGTGCGGCGGGCGCGGATGTCGCGCGCGTGGAGCTCACGCTGGCCCCGTCGGCCGTCGTGACCTTCCGCGAGAGCGAAGGCACGCTCGCAGTCCATGTGGACGCCTCGAACCCCATTTCCGCGGCGGAGACCAAGCCCGCCGCCATGCAGACGGCGAAGAGCCAGGCGCAGGCGAAGCCGTCGCACGTCGCTGAGACGAAACCAGCCGTGGTCCGCAACGTGGGTGTGACCCAGGTGGGCGGGGCGGCGGCCATCGAGATCGTCGCGAGCGGCGCGATCCAACCCAAGGCGATGAAGCTGACGGCGCCTGACCGCGTCGTGATCGACCTGCCGAATTCCGTCCCCCTGGGACGCGGGCGCGAGCTCGCGGTGAACTCGGGCGCGATCAAGTCGGTGCGCTACGCGCGCTACCAGCTCGATCCGCCGGTCACGCGCGTGGTCGTCGACCTGAAGTCGGCGCAGGACTTCCAGCTCACGCCTGCGGGCAACAAGCTCATGCTCACGCTGAGCGCGCCGGCGGCTGCCAAGACGGAGACCGCTCCGGCGGCTGCTCCGGTCGTGGCGCAGGCCGAGACCGCTCCGGCGGTCGCGACCCAGCCTGCGACCAAGGCGGCGGAGACCAAGGCCGCGGCGGCTCCGGCGGAGAGCAAGGCGCCCGGATTCGTGGCCTTGAACCTGGACGGCGAGGCGGTCGCGGACGAGACTCGCCCGGCGCAGCGCGCCGAGCAGGCAGCCTCGAAGTTCGCGGCGCAGGAAGAGGCCGCCGGCGTCCCGGCGACCGGTCGCATCAACCCGACTCCCGCGGTGAACCTGTCGGCCATGCAGGCGGCGAACCCGCCCGCGATGCCGGCGCAGAGCCAGAGCTGCTCGCGCACGCGCTACACCGGCGAGCCGGTCTCGGTGAACCTGAAAGACGTCGACCTGAAAGACTTCTTCCGGCTGATCCACGAGATCAGCGGCCTGAACATCGTGCTCGACCCGAACGTGAAGGGGTCGGTCACGCTGGTGCTCGACGAAGTGCCGTGGGACCAGGCGTTGAACCTGGTGCTGAAGAACAACGGCCTGGAGTGCGAGCTCGAAGGCAACGTGCTGCGCATCGCGACGCTCGACACGATGAAGAAAGAAGCGGACGCGCAGCGCGCGCAGCGTGAAGCGCGGGCGCTGGCGGTCCCGAAGGTGACGCAGACCATCTTCCTGAGCTACGCGCACGCGCAGGACCTGGTGGCGACGATCAAGAAGTTCCTCTCGCCGCGCGGCGAAGTCATCGCCGATCCGCGCTTGAACGCGCTGATCATCGAAGACATCCCGACCTACCTGCCGCCGGTCAACGCGCTCATCAAGACGCTGGACTTCAAGACGCAGGAAGTGGAGGTCTCAGCGCGCGTGGTCGCGGCAACGCGCAACTTCGCGCGTGAGATCGGCATGCAGCTGGGCTTCGCCTTCGGCAATCGTCCGACCGCCGTGGGCGGCGCGAGTTCGGTGGGCACCAGCCCGATCTCGAACTCCATCGGCGGCTTCAGCGATACGCCGCTCTACATCAAGAACGGCGACGCGATCCCGCTGTTCAGCAACCTGCCCGCGATCGGGGCGACGAGCGGTATCTCGTTCATCACCGCCACGAACGACTACCGCCTGGATGCGATCCTGACGATGGCGGAGTCGCGCGGCCTGATCAAGATCCTGTCGCGTCCGAACGTGGCGACGCAGGACAACATCCCCGCGGTCATCGAGCAGGGCGTCAAGCTCCCGATCGTGACGGCGGCGCAGTTGGGCGGCCCGCCGACCACGCAGTTCGTCGACGCGCTGCTCCGGCTCTCGGTGACTCCGCAGATCACGCGCGAGAACACCATCTTCCTCAACATCGAGGTGGAGAACACGACGCCGGACTTCTCGCAGGCCATCAACGGCAACCCCGCGCTGCTCACGCAGCACGTCAAGACGCAGGTCCTGGTCTCCGACGGCGGCACCATCATGCTGGGCGGCGTGATCCGCACCACCAACTCGCTCAACATCAAGCAGGTGCCTCTGCTCGGCTCGATCCCGATCCTCGGCAACCTCTTCAAGAACCGCCGGGTCTCGACCGAGACGCAGGAGCTGCTGTTCTTCATCACGCCGAAGATCATCCAGACCTAA
- a CDS encoding helix-turn-helix domain-containing protein, with translation MADSREVMNIRQASQYLGVSPDTLYKYVYEEKIPAFKLGNRWKFKKTILDSWMERKSMVGEGRGKKRPKAARMAAGH, from the coding sequence ATGGCGGACTCGCGTGAAGTGATGAATATCCGGCAGGCTTCCCAGTACCTGGGAGTGAGTCCGGACACGCTTTACAAGTACGTGTACGAGGAAAAGATCCCTGCCTTCAAGCTCGGGAACCGCTGGAAGTTCAAGAAGACGATCCTGGACTCCTGGATGGAACGCAAGAGCATGGTAGGGGAAGGACGCGGGAAGAAAAGACCCAAGGCCGCTCGGATGGCGGCGGGTCACTAG